One genomic segment of Cardinium endosymbiont of Philonthus spinipes includes these proteins:
- a CDS encoding Npt1/Npt2 family nucleotide transporter encodes MSTKKEFGNMRGRLFPIHKSELRKFLPMAFIFILISFCYALTRSLKDMNILKEVNATAIYWLKAVAITPSMIFFTILYSKVSLSTGRDGRFNAVMIYFLAFFALSLFFLLPQKELLQLNTLSQMLEAKFPSLVGLWGAICHWPISLFYIHAEAWGTFALSVLFWTFVNEITSVNQAKRFYSFLSMFAAVGSILAGFILKLESVGKNFDQGLKFVVVAIVLILVVYNYFTSDIKANPAYYQIQQKPKKVKVKMSFMDSMKFLAGSRYLMLLSILVIGYGLVIALFEAVQKAQIQQYVKFTGDNAMYAKIYAEQQIAVGIISILVTLFLATPMQKRGWRFAASTTPVTALVMTVLFFTFLRFGDALDNFLKGFNLTALYLAVQVGLYNVVLIKSVKYVLFDPTKEAVYIPLDEETKVRGKAAVDGVGSRLGKSLASVLLTSMSTLLGGGDIANIRTPILLIIIAVIILWLLAVRTLGKLKAAAEEKHEAELANADKVSVTN; translated from the coding sequence CAAAAGTGAGCTACGTAAATTTTTACCAATGGCTTTTATATTTATTCTCATATCTTTCTGCTATGCGCTTACACGCTCCCTTAAAGATATGAATATCCTTAAGGAAGTAAACGCTACAGCTATTTACTGGTTAAAAGCAGTGGCGATTACACCCAGTATGATTTTCTTTACCATTCTTTATAGCAAAGTGAGTCTTTCTACAGGAAGGGATGGCAGGTTCAATGCAGTGATGATTTACTTTCTTGCTTTTTTTGCCCTTTCACTGTTTTTTTTACTGCCACAAAAAGAACTATTGCAGCTCAATACACTCTCACAAATGCTTGAAGCAAAGTTTCCAAGCCTTGTAGGACTGTGGGGGGCAATTTGCCATTGGCCTATCTCCCTCTTCTATATTCATGCTGAGGCTTGGGGTACTTTTGCATTAAGTGTGCTATTTTGGACCTTTGTAAATGAGATTACTTCTGTAAATCAGGCTAAAAGATTTTATAGCTTCTTAAGTATGTTTGCTGCCGTTGGAAGCATCTTAGCTGGATTCATTTTAAAGCTAGAAAGTGTGGGTAAAAACTTTGATCAAGGATTAAAGTTTGTGGTGGTAGCTATTGTTTTGATTCTGGTGGTATATAATTATTTTACTTCAGATATAAAAGCCAATCCGGCCTACTATCAAATTCAGCAAAAGCCTAAAAAAGTAAAGGTAAAAATGTCTTTCATGGATTCCATGAAGTTCCTAGCTGGCTCTAGGTATCTAATGTTGCTTTCTATACTGGTAATCGGTTACGGGTTAGTGATTGCGCTTTTTGAAGCAGTGCAAAAAGCACAAATTCAACAGTATGTGAAATTCACTGGAGACAATGCCATGTATGCAAAAATCTATGCAGAACAGCAAATTGCCGTAGGTATCATCTCTATTTTGGTAACACTGTTTCTTGCCACGCCGATGCAAAAAAGAGGATGGCGTTTTGCTGCATCTACCACACCGGTAACAGCATTGGTGATGACGGTTTTATTTTTCACTTTCCTTCGATTTGGTGATGCTTTAGATAACTTTTTAAAGGGTTTTAACCTTACTGCCTTGTACCTTGCTGTTCAAGTAGGACTTTACAATGTAGTTTTGATTAAATCAGTTAAATATGTCCTTTTTGATCCAACCAAGGAAGCAGTTTATATTCCACTAGATGAAGAAACCAAAGTACGTGGAAAAGCAGCTGTAGACGGCGTAGGCTCTCGTTTAGGTAAGAGTTTAGCATCTGTGTTGCTTACCAGCATGTCTACCTTACTAGGTGGTGGTGATATCGCCAATATTCGCACGCCCATTCTGCTAATCATTATAGCTGTGATTATACTTTGGTTGCTAGCTGTTCGCACTTTAGGAAAATTAAAAGCAGCCGCTGAAGAAAAACATGAGGCAGAGCTTGCAAATGCTGATAAAGTGTCAGTAACAAACTAA